A genome region from Terriglobia bacterium includes the following:
- a CDS encoding NmrA family NAD(P)-binding protein, whose translation MHHLVVVTGATGHVGGEIARRLLARKERVRAVGRDPGRLKPLADLGAETAVGSLEDAAFLGRALEGAGAAFAMIPPSLGAADVRAQQRRVVAALGSALAASGVTHVVSLSSIGADLPAGTGPIAGLHELEQRLNALKNSAAVHLRAGFFMENTLSSIAIIKSQGINGSALRGDLPLPMIATRDIGAAAEELLALPSFEGKASREIQGPREYTMAEASAILGRAVGKPDLKYVQFPYDATRQALVGMGLSTSMADLYVEMARAFNEERAKAREPRSERTTTPTTLEQFSTTFAAAYRAA comes from the coding sequence ATGCATCACCTGGTGGTCGTGACGGGAGCGACGGGGCACGTGGGAGGGGAGATCGCGAGGAGGCTCCTCGCGCGGAAGGAACGCGTGCGGGCCGTGGGCCGGGACCCCGGCAGGCTGAAGCCGCTGGCGGATCTGGGCGCGGAGACCGCCGTCGGGTCGCTCGAGGACGCGGCCTTCCTCGGCCGGGCGCTCGAGGGGGCCGGCGCCGCGTTCGCGATGATTCCGCCGAGCCTGGGGGCGGCGGATGTCCGGGCGCAGCAGCGGCGGGTCGTGGCCGCTCTCGGCTCGGCGCTCGCGGCCTCGGGGGTCACCCACGTGGTCTCGCTGAGCAGCATCGGGGCGGACCTGCCCGCGGGGACGGGGCCGATCGCCGGTCTTCACGAACTCGAGCAGAGGCTGAACGCGTTGAAGAACAGCGCCGCCGTGCACCTCCGGGCGGGGTTCTTCATGGAGAACACGCTCTCGAGCATCGCGATCATCAAGAGCCAGGGAATCAACGGGAGCGCGCTCAGGGGCGATCTCCCGCTCCCGATGATCGCGACCCGGGACATCGGCGCGGCGGCGGAAGAGCTCCTGGCCCTTCCGTCCTTCGAAGGGAAAGCCTCCCGCGAGATTCAGGGGCCCCGGGAGTACACCATGGCCGAGGCCAGCGCGATCCTGGGACGCGCGGTGGGGAAGCCTGACCTGAAGTACGTGCAATTCCCGTACGATGCCACCCGGCAGGCCCTCGTGGGCATGGGGCTGTCGACCAGCATGGCGGATCTGTACGTGGAGATGGCCCGGGCCTTCAACGAGGAGCGGGCCAAGGCGAGGGAGCCGCGCTCCGAGCGCACCACGACGCCCACCACGCTGGAGCAGTTCTCGACGACCTTCGCGGCGGCCTACCGGGCCGCCTGA
- a CDS encoding efflux RND transporter periplasmic adaptor subunit yields the protein MVPTIPLRRRRRWPWILLLLVVVGAAGVGVGTLRGGGSGGEGKIKSDDLDLRLGKSDVRDIQVTVNEVGTIEPVVKVDVKSNLSGKVIDLLVLEGDKVRAGQVLARVEPDVNQAQTLAAVRSEFKLAQIRAADAKRDVETNERLYHEGYLSDTDMKNFRLKLDTSTEDLEAAKTRNRIVEESGIPLTGQISTTERVNIVSPMEGYVIKKNVEVGQTVTSGVSSFNEGTVIYTVADLQSMLIKASINEVDIGRVRLNMPVVVTVDAFPYRRFDGTVTHISPAARLKDKVKVFDIEVTLKAQVPDFRAGMTANIEVRGDKALKVLAVPAEAVFKKNDREIVYVLKKTFDEPKPGERNPRKTKAGKYDISDAWQRFFEEREVKVGLASLERAQLLKGLEAGVDVALEDPTKPRQVEED from the coding sequence ATGGTTCCCACGATTCCCCTGAGGCGCCGCAGGCGCTGGCCCTGGATCCTGCTGCTCTTGGTCGTGGTCGGCGCGGCGGGCGTCGGCGTCGGCACGCTTCGCGGGGGCGGGTCGGGCGGCGAGGGCAAGATCAAGTCGGACGATCTCGATCTCAGGCTCGGCAAGTCGGACGTGCGCGACATCCAGGTCACCGTCAACGAGGTGGGCACCATCGAGCCCGTGGTCAAGGTGGACGTGAAGTCCAACCTCTCCGGCAAGGTCATCGACCTCCTGGTACTCGAGGGGGACAAGGTCCGCGCGGGCCAGGTCCTCGCCCGGGTCGAGCCGGACGTGAATCAGGCGCAGACCCTCGCCGCCGTCCGTTCCGAGTTCAAGCTCGCCCAGATCCGCGCCGCCGACGCGAAACGGGACGTCGAGACCAACGAGCGCCTCTACCACGAGGGATACCTCTCCGACACCGACATGAAGAACTTCCGCCTGAAGCTCGACACCTCGACCGAGGATCTCGAGGCGGCGAAGACCCGCAACCGCATCGTCGAGGAGAGCGGCATCCCCCTGACCGGCCAGATCTCCACCACCGAGCGGGTGAACATCGTCTCCCCCATGGAAGGGTACGTGATCAAGAAGAACGTCGAGGTGGGCCAGACGGTCACCTCGGGGGTCTCCTCCTTCAACGAGGGGACGGTGATCTACACGGTCGCGGACCTCCAATCGATGCTGATCAAGGCGTCCATCAACGAGGTGGACATCGGCCGCGTCCGCCTGAACATGCCGGTCGTCGTCACCGTGGATGCCTTCCCGTACCGACGGTTCGACGGGACGGTGACCCACATCTCGCCCGCGGCGCGCCTCAAGGACAAGGTCAAGGTGTTCGACATCGAGGTGACCCTCAAGGCGCAGGTTCCCGACTTCCGCGCCGGGATGACCGCGAACATCGAGGTCCGCGGCGACAAGGCCCTCAAGGTGCTCGCCGTCCCCGCCGAGGCGGTGTTCAAGAAGAACGATCGCGAGATCGTCTACGTGCTCAAGAAGACGTTCGACGAGCCGAAGCCCGGCGAGCGGAACCCGCGGAAGACCAAAGCGGGGAAGTACGACATCTCCGACGCGTGGCAGCGCTTCTTCGAGGAGCGCGAGGTCAAGGTGGGCCTGGCGAGCCTGGAGCGGGCGCAGCTCCTGAAGGGGCTCGAGGCCGGTGTCGACGTCGCGCTCGAGGATCCGACGAAGCCGCGGCAGGTCGAGGAGGACTAG
- a CDS encoding ABC transporter ATP-binding protein: MIRLDAVHKVYDAGENAVHALRGIDLDILPGEYIALMGPSGSGKSTLMHILGCLDVPTQGEYFLDGTPVSGMSSRALAKIRNRKIGFVFQSFNLLPRATILRNVELPMLYAGEGRRERRERARAALDRVGLADRAKALPTQLSGGQKQRVAIARALVNDPPIVLADEPTGNLDSKTGQEILAIFDGLQREGHTVLLVTHDSAIAAHSHRVVRMVDGLIEDGEAVDPGTSP; the protein is encoded by the coding sequence ATGATCCGCCTCGACGCGGTCCACAAGGTCTACGACGCCGGGGAAAACGCGGTCCACGCGCTCCGGGGGATCGATCTCGACATCCTGCCCGGCGAGTACATCGCCCTCATGGGCCCCTCCGGCTCGGGGAAATCCACGCTCATGCACATCCTCGGGTGCCTCGACGTGCCGACGCAGGGAGAGTACTTCCTCGACGGGACCCCGGTCTCCGGCATGTCCTCGCGCGCCCTCGCGAAGATACGGAACCGGAAGATCGGCTTCGTGTTCCAGTCGTTCAACCTGCTCCCGCGCGCGACGATCCTGAGGAACGTCGAGCTGCCGATGCTGTACGCCGGAGAGGGGCGGCGCGAGCGTCGGGAGAGGGCGAGGGCCGCGCTCGACCGGGTCGGCCTCGCGGACCGGGCGAAGGCGCTGCCGACGCAGCTGTCGGGCGGCCAGAAGCAGCGGGTCGCCATCGCGCGCGCCCTGGTCAACGATCCCCCGATCGTGCTGGCCGACGAGCCGACGGGGAACCTGGACTCGAAGACGGGGCAGGAGATCCTCGCGATCTTCGACGGGCTCCAGCGCGAGGGCCACACGGTGCTCCTCGTGACCCACGACTCGGCCATCGCCGCCCACTCGCACCGGGTGGTGCGGATGGTGGACGGGTTGATCGAGGACGGCGAGGCCGTCGACCCGGGGACCTCGCCGTGA